One Virgibacillus proomii DNA window includes the following coding sequences:
- a CDS encoding hexose kinase encodes MILTITLNPSVDIQYRLPDYQENAVNRVSDVSKTAGGKGLNVARVLKQLGEDVAASGFLGGSLGNFIGSELMRLGIQNSFVPISGETRNCIAIIHNGKQTEILESGPEISQEEANKFLAAFRNYAKQAKVITISGSLPKGLMNDYYAKMLQIAAEEETPVLLDTKGDTLRQTLQNNQKPYLIKPNQEEIADLLGERNLSIDSIRQALKSSIFKGITWVVVTLGEAGALVRYKDNVYRVLSPEVQVINPVGSGDSVIAGFASGISRELDGTDLIKFGLTMGVLNVMEQQTGYINPANIDWCVHEIKITDY; translated from the coding sequence TTGATTTTAACGATAACGTTGAACCCTTCTGTTGATATTCAATATCGGCTTCCAGATTACCAAGAAAATGCCGTAAATCGGGTTTCAGATGTTAGTAAAACAGCTGGTGGCAAAGGGTTAAATGTAGCAAGAGTTTTGAAGCAACTTGGAGAAGATGTGGCTGCCTCGGGTTTTCTTGGTGGCAGCTTAGGAAATTTTATTGGCTCAGAGTTAATGCGATTGGGAATTCAAAACTCTTTTGTGCCAATAAGTGGTGAAACACGTAATTGTATTGCTATTATTCACAATGGAAAACAAACGGAAATACTAGAAAGCGGACCAGAGATTAGCCAAGAAGAAGCAAACAAATTTCTTGCTGCGTTTCGTAATTATGCTAAACAGGCAAAAGTAATTACAATTTCTGGGAGCTTACCGAAAGGGCTTATGAACGATTATTATGCTAAAATGCTGCAAATTGCTGCCGAAGAAGAAACACCTGTCCTGTTGGATACAAAAGGGGACACGCTAAGACAAACCTTACAAAATAACCAAAAACCATATTTAATTAAGCCAAATCAAGAGGAGATAGCAGATCTGCTTGGGGAACGCAATCTCTCTATAGATTCTATAAGACAAGCACTTAAGTCCTCTATTTTTAAGGGGATCACGTGGGTTGTCGTTACGTTAGGAGAAGCAGGAGCATTAGTAAGATACAAAGATAACGTATACCGTGTTCTTTCTCCAGAAGTTCAGGTAATTAATCCGGTTGGTTCAGGGGATTCTGTTATAGCAGGATTTGCAAGTGGAATATCACGCGAGTTAGATGGAACGGATTTGATTAAATTTGGTTTAACCATGGGTGTTTTAAATGTAATGGAACAGCAAACGGGCTATATTAACCCGGCTAATATTGACTGGTGTGTCCATGAAATAAAGATTACGGATTACTAA
- a CDS encoding AEC family transporter — protein sequence MQAFLIILKDIILPVFIIMGIGFFLQKKFQLELQTLARLNIFFLVPGFIFVKLYDTQFSGRLLLNIVVFFFLLIIVLYIVSSIVARMIGFDKGKATTFSNSTIFFNSGNYGVPVNDLVFKSDPLAMSVQVMILTMQNILLFSYGIFSLQVIKIGKLRAILSYFKMPVLYAMLAGILLNIFNVVIPSFIWVPANYIADAMVAMALLTLGAQVAQLQLSKSLSTVYVSLVIRLILGPVIALGIIYLLQINGIIAQALFIAAAMPTAVNSSVIAQEYNNHPEFAAQIVLFSTLFSTITVTAVIYVSRILF from the coding sequence TTGCAAGCATTTTTAATCATTTTAAAAGATATTATTTTACCTGTATTTATTATCATGGGGATCGGTTTCTTTTTACAGAAAAAATTTCAGCTTGAGCTACAAACACTTGCCAGACTTAATATTTTCTTTCTTGTTCCTGGTTTTATTTTTGTTAAATTATATGATACACAATTTTCCGGTCGATTGCTCCTTAACATAGTTGTTTTCTTTTTCCTTTTAATTATCGTGCTTTATATCGTATCATCCATTGTTGCAAGAATGATTGGATTTGATAAAGGAAAAGCAACGACTTTTTCCAACAGCACGATATTTTTCAACTCGGGAAATTACGGCGTTCCCGTAAATGATCTCGTATTTAAAAGTGATCCATTGGCCATGTCCGTTCAAGTAATGATACTGACAATGCAAAATATTTTGCTGTTCTCGTATGGAATTTTCTCTCTGCAAGTGATTAAAATCGGCAAGCTTAGAGCGATACTAAGCTATTTTAAAATGCCAGTCTTATATGCTATGTTAGCAGGTATTCTATTAAATATTTTTAATGTGGTGATTCCCTCTTTTATTTGGGTTCCAGCTAACTATATTGCCGATGCCATGGTCGCTATGGCCTTGCTTACATTAGGCGCACAAGTTGCACAGCTACAATTGAGTAAAAGTCTTTCCACTGTATATGTAAGCTTAGTTATTCGTTTAATCCTTGGTCCAGTAATTGCTTTGGGTATTATTTACTTATTGCAAATCAATGGAATAATTGCACAGGCATTGTTTATTGCTGCAGCTATGCCAACAGCTGTTAACAGCTCCGTCATCGCACAAGAATACAATAATCATCCAGAATTTGCAGCTCAAATCGTCTTATTTTCTACCTTATTTAGTACGATTACGGTAACAGCTGTTATTTATGTTTCGCGAATTTTATTTTAA
- a CDS encoding GNAT family N-acetyltransferase, translated as MQAQQYLIHFYESFGFRQISPAYLDDGIWHIDMK; from the coding sequence ATGCAAGCACAGCAGTACTTAATTCATTTTTATGAAAGTTTTGGATTCCGCCAAATTTCGCCAGCCTATTTGGATGATGGAATTTGGCATATTGACATGAAATAG
- a CDS encoding class I SAM-dependent methyltransferase, with protein MINFNWSKEAAQEWDKRASDWSERSQHMWDTGSRKQIIPLINKYIKKNQYVLDIGCGDGYGTYKLYQQEYQVTAIDLSQEMVRYAKQRLPASVTVIQGDVNHLPFDNGTFGGLMAINVLEWTESPKNALKELKRVVKPRGFLCASILGPTAGPRINSYPRLHEQKIICNTMMPWEFHKLCLELDLAYIDGLGVFKQGVKQKNYENLSLELQQALSFSWIFMLRNGDSNEQ; from the coding sequence ATGATAAATTTTAATTGGAGTAAAGAAGCGGCACAGGAGTGGGATAAACGAGCAAGCGATTGGAGTGAACGAAGCCAGCACATGTGGGATACTGGAAGTAGAAAGCAAATCATCCCTTTGATAAACAAGTACATCAAAAAGAATCAATACGTGTTAGATATCGGTTGTGGTGATGGCTATGGTACATACAAACTATATCAACAAGAATATCAAGTTACTGCCATTGACCTTTCTCAAGAAATGGTTCGTTATGCAAAACAACGACTTCCTGCTTCCGTAACTGTCATCCAAGGTGATGTTAATCATCTGCCGTTTGATAATGGTACTTTTGGTGGGCTGATGGCAATAAATGTTTTAGAATGGACGGAAAGCCCGAAAAACGCACTCAAAGAATTAAAGCGTGTTGTAAAACCAAGGGGATTTTTATGCGCAAGTATATTAGGTCCGACTGCGGGACCGCGGATAAATAGTTATCCGCGGCTTCATGAACAGAAAATAATTTGTAATACAATGATGCCTTGGGAATTTCACAAGCTTTGTTTAGAGCTCGATTTAGCATATATAGATGGGCTCGGTGTATTTAAACAAGGGGTGAAACAAAAGAATTACGAGAATTTATCACTGGAGTTACAGCAGGCTTTATCATTCTCATGGATATTTATGTTAAGAAATGGTGATTCAAATGAACAATAA
- a CDS encoding NAD(P)-dependent oxidoreductase, whose translation MITKADKIGFIGTGVMGTKMALNLLQTGYSLAIFTRTKAKAKPLIEAGAEWKASVTELAKSAKVIITMVGYPHDVEEVYFDEDGLLQNVKQGTYLIDMTTSKPSLAVKIADMAKANHCYALDAPVSGGDIGAKNGTLTIMVGGEKQVYEDVLEILKAMGENIILQGDAGAGQHTKLANQITIASNMIGVCEAIAYALKAGLNPERVLDSITAGAAGSWSLSNLAPRMIRGDYEPGFYVKHFIKDMKIALESAEELGLSTPGLSLSLKLYQEMEEQGEANSGTQALIKLFTA comes from the coding sequence ATGATTACTAAAGCAGATAAAATTGGCTTTATTGGAACTGGTGTCATGGGTACTAAAATGGCGTTAAATTTATTACAAACAGGGTATAGTTTAGCAATTTTCACAAGAACAAAAGCTAAAGCTAAACCTTTAATCGAAGCTGGAGCAGAATGGAAAGCATCTGTTACTGAACTAGCAAAATCAGCTAAAGTGATTATTACCATGGTCGGTTATCCTCATGATGTAGAAGAAGTGTATTTTGACGAAGATGGACTATTACAAAACGTTAAACAAGGAACATATTTAATTGATATGACTACATCCAAACCAAGCCTGGCAGTTAAAATTGCCGACATGGCTAAAGCCAATCATTGCTATGCTTTAGACGCTCCTGTTTCAGGCGGCGATATTGGAGCAAAAAATGGAACATTAACCATTATGGTAGGTGGTGAAAAACAAGTATACGAAGATGTTTTAGAAATATTGAAAGCAATGGGAGAAAATATTATTTTACAAGGGGATGCAGGTGCTGGCCAACATACAAAACTTGCTAATCAAATAACGATTGCCTCGAACATGATCGGCGTTTGTGAAGCTATTGCTTATGCGCTAAAGGCAGGTCTCAATCCTGAACGTGTTTTGGACAGTATAACAGCCGGCGCCGCTGGAAGCTGGTCCCTTTCTAATCTAGCCCCAAGAATGATCCGAGGGGATTATGAGCCTGGATTTTATGTAAAGCATTTTATTAAAGATATGAAAATCGCACTCGAATCCGCAGAAGAACTAGGACTCTCTACACCCGGGTTATCCTTATCTTTAAAGCTATATCAGGAGATGGAAGAACAAGGAGAAGCAAATAGTGGAACTCAAGCATTAATCAAGTTATTCACCGCATAA